A stretch of the Pseudomonas sp. ACM7 genome encodes the following:
- a CDS encoding MDR family MFS transporter: MAGDQLIRPVGEPTRRDWIAVMSVMLGAFMAVLDIQITNSSLKDIQGALSATLEEGSWISTSYLVAEIIMIPLTAWLVQLLSARRLAVWVSLGFLAASLLCSMAWSLESMIVFRALQGFTGGALIPLAFTLTLIKLPEHHRAKGMAMFAMTATFAPSIGPTLGGWLTENWGWEYIFYINIPPGLIMIAGLMYGLEKKEAHWELLKSTDYLGILTLGVGLGCLQVFLEEGHRKDWLESSLIVTLGSIALVSLITFVLVQTSKPNPLINLGILRNRNFGLSSISSVGMGVGLYGSIYLLPLYLAQIQNYNALQIGEVIMWMGVPQLFLIPLVPKLMKVVSPKWLCTLGFGLFGLASFSSGVLNPDFAGPQFNQIQIIRALGQPLIMVTISLIATAYILPQDAGSASSLFNILRNLGGAIGIALLATLLDARTKTYFDYLREAIVPTNPQVAERMASLTDRFGSETAALGKLSEIAHQQASIMAYNDAFHFVGIALGISMLAVLLTKALPAGLKAGEAH; encoded by the coding sequence ATGGCCGGTGACCAACTGATCCGCCCGGTCGGCGAACCGACCCGGCGGGACTGGATCGCGGTAATGAGCGTGATGCTCGGCGCCTTCATGGCGGTGCTCGACATCCAGATCACCAACTCGTCGCTCAAGGATATTCAAGGCGCGCTGTCGGCGACCCTGGAAGAAGGCTCATGGATTTCCACCTCGTACCTGGTGGCGGAAATCATCATGATCCCGCTGACCGCGTGGCTGGTGCAGTTGCTCTCGGCGCGGCGGCTGGCGGTGTGGGTGTCCCTCGGGTTTCTCGCTGCTTCCCTGCTCTGTTCCATGGCGTGGAGCCTGGAGAGCATGATCGTCTTCCGTGCCTTGCAGGGCTTTACCGGCGGCGCGCTGATCCCTCTGGCGTTCACCCTGACGCTGATCAAACTCCCCGAACACCACCGCGCCAAAGGCATGGCGATGTTCGCCATGACCGCAACGTTCGCACCCTCCATCGGCCCGACCCTCGGCGGCTGGCTGACCGAGAATTGGGGCTGGGAATACATCTTCTACATCAACATTCCGCCGGGCCTGATCATGATCGCCGGTCTGATGTACGGCCTGGAGAAGAAAGAAGCTCACTGGGAGCTACTGAAAAGCACCGACTACCTGGGCATTCTCACGCTCGGCGTTGGCCTCGGTTGTTTACAGGTGTTTCTGGAGGAAGGCCATCGCAAGGACTGGCTGGAATCGAGCCTGATCGTAACCCTGGGCAGCATCGCGCTAGTCAGCCTGATCACCTTTGTGCTCGTGCAGACGTCCAAACCCAATCCGCTGATCAACCTCGGCATCCTGCGCAATCGCAACTTTGGTTTATCGAGTATTTCCAGTGTCGGGATGGGTGTCGGATTGTACGGTTCGATCTACCTGTTGCCGCTGTACCTGGCGCAGATCCAGAACTACAACGCCCTGCAAATCGGCGAAGTGATCATGTGGATGGGTGTACCGCAGCTGTTTCTGATTCCGCTGGTGCCGAAGCTGATGAAAGTCGTCTCGCCGAAATGGCTGTGCACGTTGGGTTTCGGGCTATTTGGATTGGCGAGTTTTTCATCGGGGGTGTTGAACCCGGACTTCGCCGGGCCGCAGTTCAATCAAATCCAGATCATCCGCGCACTGGGCCAGCCGCTGATCATGGTGACCATCTCATTGATCGCCACCGCCTACATCCTGCCGCAGGACGCGGGGTCGGCGTCGAGCCTGTTCAACATCCTGCGCAACCTCGGCGGCGCGATTGGCATCGCCCTCCTCGCCACGTTACTGGATGCGCGAACCAAGACTTACTTTGATTATTTACGTGAAGCGATTGTGCCGACCAACCCGCAGGTGGCCGAGCGCATGGCGTCGCTGACGGATCGGTTTGGCAGTGAGACGGCAGCGCTGGGCAAGCTCAGTGAAATCGCGCATCAGCAGGCGTCGATCATGGCTTACAACGATGCGTTTCACTTTGTCGGGATTGCGCTGGGGATCAGCATGCTGGCGGTGTTGCTGACCAAGGCGTTGCCGGCGGGATTGAAGGCTGGAGAAGCACACTAG
- a CDS encoding thioesterase family protein, whose translation MGWDRATPFIIDLEVGAEDIDGLGHANNAVYVTWLERCAWRHSQRLGLDLVEYRRLDRAMAVVRHEIDYLAAAYEGDELQLATWIVDWDQRLKMTRHFQLKRPSDNTTLLRAQTTFVCIELSTGKPKRMPAEFIEGYGPALQVAI comes from the coding sequence ATGGGCTGGGATCGGGCAACGCCATTTATCATTGATCTGGAAGTCGGCGCAGAGGACATCGATGGGCTGGGTCACGCGAACAACGCGGTGTACGTGACCTGGCTCGAACGCTGTGCCTGGCGCCACTCCCAGCGGCTTGGCCTGGACCTGGTCGAGTATCGTCGGCTGGATCGGGCGATGGCGGTGGTGCGGCACGAGATCGATTACCTGGCCGCCGCCTATGAAGGCGATGAGTTGCAATTGGCGACCTGGATCGTCGATTGGGATCAACGCCTGAAAATGACCCGACACTTCCAGTTGAAGCGCCCCAGCGACAACACCACGTTGCTGCGGGCGCAAACCACCTTTGTCTGCATCGAACTGTCGACCGGCAAGCCCAAGCGCATGCCGGCGGAATTCATCGAGGGCTACGGCCCTGCGTTGCAAGTCGCGATCTAA
- a CDS encoding amino acid aminotransferase, whose protein sequence is MSLFSAVEMAPRDPILGLNEAFNADTRTNKVNLGVGVYCNEEGRIPLLRAVVEAETIRVAQHASRGYLPIDGIAAYDQAVQKLLFGNDSPLIAAGRVITTQAVGGTGALKIGADFLKQLLPNAVVAISDPSWENHRALFETAGFPVQNYRYYDAATHDVNRVGLLEDLNALPSGSIVVLHACCHNPTGVDLSPADWNNVLDVVKAKGHVPFLDMAYQGFGDGIDEDAAAVRLFAESGLTFFVSSSFSKSFSLYGERVGALSIVSESKEESARVLSQVKRVIRTNYSNPPTHGASIVAAVLNSPELRAQWEEELAEMRLRIRGMRIQMVEQLAKQAPQRDFSFVGRQRGMFSYSGLTVEQVTRLRSEFGIYALDTGRICVAALNQSNIDVVTKAIVAVI, encoded by the coding sequence ATGAGCCTGTTCTCCGCTGTCGAAATGGCACCACGCGATCCAATCCTGGGCCTCAACGAAGCATTCAACGCCGATACCCGTACCAACAAAGTCAACCTGGGGGTCGGTGTTTACTGCAACGAGGAGGGGCGAATTCCACTCCTGCGCGCCGTTGTCGAAGCCGAGACGATTCGCGTCGCTCAACACGCTTCCCGTGGCTACTTGCCAATCGACGGTATTGCCGCCTACGACCAGGCCGTGCAGAAACTGCTGTTTGGCAATGACTCGCCACTGATCGCCGCTGGCCGCGTCATCACCACCCAAGCCGTTGGCGGGACTGGCGCACTGAAAATCGGTGCCGACTTCCTCAAGCAACTGCTGCCGAATGCCGTCGTGGCGATCAGCGACCCGAGCTGGGAAAACCACCGCGCGCTGTTCGAAACGGCCGGTTTCCCGGTGCAGAACTACCGTTACTACGACGCCGCGACCCACGACGTGAACCGTGTTGGTTTGCTGGAAGATTTGAACGCTCTGCCGTCCGGTTCCATCGTTGTCCTGCACGCTTGCTGCCATAACCCGACCGGCGTGGACTTGAGCCCGGCGGACTGGAATAACGTACTGGACGTGGTGAAAGCCAAAGGTCACGTACCGTTCCTCGACATGGCCTACCAGGGCTTTGGCGATGGTATCGACGAAGACGCCGCTGCGGTGCGTCTGTTCGCTGAATCGGGCCTGACCTTCTTTGTCTCCAGCTCGTTCTCCAAATCCTTCTCGTTGTACGGCGAGCGCGTGGGCGCCCTGTCGATCGTCAGCGAATCGAAAGAAGAAAGCGCGCGCGTGCTGTCGCAAGTCAAACGCGTGATCCGCACCAACTACTCCAACCCGCCGACCCACGGTGCAAGCATCGTCGCCGCTGTACTGAACAGCCCGGAACTGCGCGCTCAGTGGGAAGAAGAACTGGCTGAAATGCGTCTGCGGATTCGCGGCATGCGCATTCAGATGGTTGAGCAGTTGGCGAAGCAAGCTCCACAGCGTGATTTCAGCTTCGTCGGTCGTCAGCGCGGCATGTTCTCCTACTCCGGCCTGACGGTTGAGCAAGTGACCCGCCTGCGCAGCGAGTTCGGTATCTACGCCCTGGACACCGGCCGCATCTGCGTCGCCGCGTTGAACCAGAGCAACATCGACGTTGTGACCAAGGCCATCGTTGCGGTGATCTGA
- the uvrB gene encoding excinuclease ABC subunit UvrB: MSEFQLVTRFEPAGDQPEAIRLMVEGIEAGLAHQTLLGVTGSGKTFSIANVIAQIQRPTLVLAPNKTLAAQLYGEFKAFFPNNAVEYFVSYYDYYQPEAYVPSSDTFIEKDASINDHIEQMRLSATKALLERKDAIIVTTVSCIYGLGSPETYLKMVLHVDRGDKLDQRALLRRLADLQYTRNDMEFARATFRVRGDVIDIHPAESDFEAIRIELFDDEVESLSAFDPLTGEVIRKLPRFTFYPKSHYVTPRETLLGAVEGIKVELQERLDYLRSNNKLVEAQRLEQRTRFDLEMILELGYCNGIENYSRYLSGRESGQAPPTLFDYLPADALLVIDESHVSVPQVGAMYKGDRSRKETLVEYGFRLPSALDNRPMRFDEFESISPQTIFVSATPGNYEAEHAGRVVEQLVRPTGLVDPQIEIRPALTQVDDLLSEIGKRVALEERVLVTTLTKRMSEDLTDYLADHGVRVRYLHSDIDTVERVEIIRDLRLGTFDVLVGINLLREGLDMPEVSLVAILDADKEGFLRSERSLIQTIGRAARNLNGRAILYADRITGSMERAIGETERRRDKQIAFNLANGITPKGVFKDVADIMEGATVPGSRSKKRKGMAKAAEENAKYEAELRSPGEIAKRIKALEEKMYQLARDLEFEAAAQMRDEIGKLRERLITV, encoded by the coding sequence ATGTCTGAATTCCAGCTAGTCACCCGCTTCGAGCCCGCCGGCGATCAGCCGGAAGCCATCCGCCTGATGGTCGAGGGCATCGAAGCCGGGCTGGCGCACCAGACGTTGCTCGGTGTGACCGGCTCGGGCAAGACCTTCAGTATCGCCAATGTGATCGCCCAGATTCAGCGTCCGACCCTGGTGCTGGCGCCGAACAAGACCCTGGCCGCGCAGTTGTACGGTGAGTTCAAGGCGTTCTTCCCGAACAACGCGGTCGAATACTTCGTTTCGTATTACGACTACTACCAGCCCGAAGCCTATGTGCCGTCATCGGATACGTTCATCGAGAAAGACGCCTCGATCAACGACCACATCGAGCAAATGCGGCTGTCCGCGACCAAGGCGCTGCTGGAGCGCAAAGACGCGATCATCGTCACCACGGTGTCGTGCATCTACGGTCTGGGCAGTCCGGAAACCTATTTGAAGATGGTGTTGCACGTGGATCGCGGCGACAAGCTCGATCAGCGTGCATTGCTGCGTCGCTTGGCTGACTTGCAGTACACCCGCAACGACATGGAGTTTGCCCGTGCGACCTTTCGGGTCCGCGGCGATGTGATCGATATCCATCCGGCGGAATCCGATTTCGAAGCGATCCGCATCGAGCTGTTCGATGACGAAGTCGAGAGCCTGTCCGCCTTCGATCCGCTGACCGGCGAAGTGATCCGCAAGTTGCCGCGGTTTACGTTCTATCCGAAAAGCCACTACGTGACCCCGCGAGAAACCCTGCTGGGTGCCGTCGAAGGGATCAAAGTCGAGTTGCAGGAGCGCCTGGACTACCTGCGCTCCAACAATAAACTCGTTGAGGCCCAGCGCCTGGAGCAGCGCACCCGTTTCGACCTGGAGATGATCCTCGAACTGGGTTACTGCAACGGCATTGAAAACTACTCGCGCTACCTGTCGGGCCGCGAATCCGGCCAGGCGCCGCCGACTTTGTTTGACTACCTGCCGGCTGACGCCTTGCTGGTGATCGACGAATCCCACGTCAGCGTGCCGCAGGTCGGCGCCATGTATAAGGGCGACCGTTCGCGTAAAGAGACGCTGGTGGAATACGGTTTCCGTCTGCCGTCCGCCCTGGATAACCGGCCGATGCGCTTTGACGAGTTCGAAAGCATCAGCCCGCAGACAATCTTTGTCTCGGCCACACCGGGCAATTACGAGGCGGAGCACGCCGGTCGCGTAGTCGAGCAACTGGTCCGCCCGACTGGCCTGGTGGACCCGCAAATCGAAATCCGCCCGGCGTTGACCCAGGTCGACGATTTGCTTTCGGAGATCGGCAAGCGCGTAGCGCTGGAAGAGCGGGTGCTGGTCACCACGCTGACCAAACGGATGTCCGAAGACTTGACCGATTACCTGGCCGACCACGGCGTACGGGTGCGTTATCTGCACTCGGACATCGACACCGTGGAGCGGGTCGAAATCATCCGCGATCTGCGTTTGGGCACCTTCGATGTGCTGGTGGGGATCAACCTGCTGCGTGAAGGCCTGGACATGCCGGAAGTCTCGCTGGTGGCGATCCTCGATGCGGACAAGGAAGGCTTCCTGCGTTCCGAACGCTCGCTGATCCAGACCATCGGCCGGGCGGCGCGCAACCTCAATGGTCGGGCGATTCTCTATGCGGATCGCATCACCGGTTCCATGGAGCGGGCGATTGGCGAGACCGAGCGTCGTCGCGACAAGCAGATCGCCTTCAACCTGGCCAACGGCATCACGCCCAAGGGCGTGTTCAAGGACGTTGCCGACATCATGGAAGGCGCCACCGTGCCGGGTTCGCGTAGCAAGAAGCGCAAAGGCATGGCCAAAGCTGCCGAGGAAAACGCCAAGTACGAAGCCGAACTGCGCTCACCGGGCGAAATCGCCAAGCGTATCAAGGCGCTGGAAGAGAAAATGTACCAACTCGCCCGCGACCTGGAGTTCGAAGCCGCGGCGCAGATGCGCGACGAGATTGGCAAGTTGCGTGAGCGGTTGATCACCGTCTGA
- a CDS encoding alpha/beta fold hydrolase — protein sequence MSTLKWVRGVNGTLGWVAPKLVANIMRLAFMTPRELPPRDWELPLLAKSERITLRFGLSALRWGQGPAVLLMHGWEGRPTQFASLITALVDAGYTVVALDGPAHGRSPGNEANVVLFARAMLEAAAELPPLQAVIGHSMGGASAMLAVQLGLRTETLVTIAAPARILGVLRGFARYVRLPPKARSAFIRQVEKDVGMRAAALDVAHYQLDMPGLIVHAEDDCYVPVKESQLINEAWFDSRLLRLKEGGHQRVLADPRVIEGVLSLLAGRSLQSRQSA from the coding sequence ATGAGCACGTTGAAGTGGGTTCGTGGCGTTAATGGCACCTTGGGCTGGGTCGCACCAAAACTGGTTGCGAACATAATGCGACTGGCATTCATGACGCCGCGCGAGCTGCCGCCGCGTGATTGGGAATTGCCGCTGCTGGCGAAGTCCGAGCGGATCACCTTGCGCTTCGGTCTCTCGGCACTGCGTTGGGGGCAGGGCCCGGCCGTGTTGCTGATGCATGGTTGGGAGGGTCGGCCAACGCAGTTTGCCAGCCTCATCACCGCGCTGGTCGATGCCGGTTACACCGTGGTGGCTCTGGACGGCCCGGCTCACGGTCGCTCACCGGGCAACGAAGCGAACGTCGTGCTGTTTGCCCGAGCCATGCTTGAAGCCGCTGCCGAGTTGCCGCCGCTGCAAGCCGTCATCGGCCACTCCATGGGTGGCGCCAGTGCCATGCTCGCCGTTCAGTTGGGCTTGCGTACCGAAACCCTGGTCACTATCGCTGCCCCGGCGCGGATTCTCGGCGTGTTGCGCGGTTTCGCCCGTTACGTGCGGTTGCCACCGAAAGCCCGTTCGGCGTTCATTCGTCAGGTCGAGAAAGACGTCGGCATGCGCGCTGCGGCGCTGGATGTCGCGCACTATCAACTCGACATGCCCGGCCTGATCGTTCATGCCGAAGACGACTGCTACGTTCCGGTCAAGGAATCGCAGCTGATCAACGAAGCCTGGTTCGACAGCCGTTTACTGCGCCTGAAAGAGGGTGGTCATCAACGAGTACTGGCTGACCCTCGGGTGATCGAAGGCGTTCTCTCGCTGCTGGCCGGTCGCAGTCTGCAATCGCGCCAATCGGCCTGA
- the gltX gene encoding glutamate--tRNA ligase, whose translation MTTVRTRIAPSPTGDPHVGTAYIALFNYCFAKQHGGEFILRIEDTDQLRSTRESEQQIFDALRWLGIDWSEGPDVGGPHGPYRQSERGDIYQKYCQQLVEKGHAFPCFCTAEELDQMRAEQMARGETPRYDGRALLLSKEEVASRLAAGEPHVIRMKVPSEGVCVVPDMLRGDVEIPWDRMDMQVLMKTDGLPTYFLANVVDDHLMGITHVLRGEEWLPSAPKLILLYEYFGWEQPELCYMPLLRNPDKSKLSKRKNPTSVTFYERMGFMPEAMLNYLGRMGWSMPDEREKFSLQEMVDHFDLSRVSLGGPIFDIEKLSWLNGQWLRDLPVEEFASRLQTWALNPEYMMKIAPHVQGRVETFSQVAPLAGFFFAGGVNPDAKLFESKKLSGDQVRQLMQLILWKLESLRQWEKDSITATIQAVVESLELKLRDAMPLMFAAITGQASSVSVLDAMEILGPDLTRFRLRQAIDLLGGVSKKENKEWEKLLGNIA comes from the coding sequence ATGACCACCGTCCGCACTCGCATCGCGCCATCGCCTACCGGGGACCCCCACGTAGGTACCGCTTACATCGCTTTGTTCAACTACTGCTTTGCCAAGCAGCACGGCGGTGAGTTCATCCTGCGGATCGAAGACACTGACCAATTGCGTTCGACCCGCGAGTCCGAACAACAGATTTTCGACGCCCTGCGCTGGTTGGGTATCGACTGGAGCGAAGGCCCGGACGTTGGCGGCCCGCACGGTCCTTACCGTCAGAGCGAGCGTGGCGACATCTATCAGAAGTACTGCCAGCAATTGGTCGAAAAGGGCCACGCTTTCCCGTGCTTCTGTACGGCCGAAGAACTCGACCAGATGCGCGCCGAGCAAATGGCCCGCGGCGAAACCCCGCGTTACGACGGCCGTGCGCTGTTGCTGTCCAAGGAAGAAGTCGCTTCCCGCCTGGCCGCTGGCGAGCCGCACGTGATCCGCATGAAAGTGCCGAGCGAAGGCGTTTGCGTGGTGCCGGACATGCTGCGTGGCGACGTCGAGATCCCGTGGGATCGTATGGACATGCAAGTGCTGATGAAGACCGACGGCCTGCCGACGTACTTCCTGGCCAACGTGGTCGATGACCACCTGATGGGCATCACCCACGTTCTGCGCGGCGAAGAATGGCTGCCCTCGGCACCGAAACTGATCCTGCTGTACGAATACTTCGGCTGGGAACAACCGGAGCTGTGCTACATGCCGCTGCTGCGTAACCCGGACAAGAGCAAGCTGTCCAAGCGCAAGAACCCGACCTCGGTGACGTTCTACGAGCGCATGGGCTTCATGCCGGAAGCGATGCTCAACTACCTCGGTCGCATGGGCTGGTCGATGCCGGACGAGCGCGAGAAGTTCTCGCTGCAGGAAATGGTCGACCACTTCGACCTGAGCCGCGTCTCCCTCGGCGGGCCGATTTTCGACATCGAGAAACTGTCGTGGCTCAACGGCCAATGGCTGCGTGACCTGCCGGTGGAAGAGTTCGCTTCGCGCCTGCAAACATGGGCGTTGAACCCTGAATACATGATGAAGATCGCGCCGCACGTGCAGGGTCGGGTTGAAACCTTCAGCCAGGTCGCGCCTCTGGCCGGTTTCTTCTTCGCCGGTGGCGTGAACCCGGACGCCAAACTGTTTGAATCCAAAAAGCTGTCGGGCGATCAGGTGCGTCAGTTGATGCAGTTGATCCTGTGGAAGCTGGAAAGCTTGCGTCAGTGGGAGAAGGACAGCATCACCGCAACGATTCAAGCGGTGGTCGAATCCCTGGAGCTGAAGCTGCGTGATGCCATGCCACTGATGTTTGCCGCGATCACTGGCCAGGCCAGTTCGGTCTCGGTGCTCGATGCGATGGAAATCCTGGGTCCGGACCTGACCCGTTTCCGTCTGCGCCAGGCGATCGACTTGCTGGGCGGCGTGTCGAAGAAGGAAAACAAGGAGTGGGAAAAACTCTTGGGCAACATCGCCTGA
- a CDS encoding tRNA-dihydrouridine synthase has translation MQIALAPMEGLVDNILRDVLTRVGGIDWCVTEFIRINDQLLTPAYYHKFGPELLTGARTASGVPLRVQLLGSDPVCLAENAALACELGSEVIDLNFGCPAKTVNKSRGGAVLLKEPELLNQIVEHVRRAVPAHIPVTAKMRLGFDSPDGALVCATALAEGGAAHIVVHARTKTDGYKPPAHWEWIPRVQDVVKVPVFANGDIWSVEDWRRCREISGVEDIMLGRGLVSRPDLARQIAMARAGEDVVEMTWAELLPLIQDFWLQAKAQMTPRQSPGRLKQWLAMLTRNYPEAVELFTVLRRETELDQVSRLLGLQVSAAA, from the coding sequence ATGCAAATTGCTTTGGCGCCCATGGAGGGGTTGGTCGACAACATCCTGCGGGACGTGCTGACCCGTGTGGGCGGTATCGATTGGTGCGTGACCGAGTTCATTCGGATCAACGATCAACTGCTCACGCCTGCCTATTACCACAAGTTCGGCCCGGAGCTGTTGACCGGCGCCCGCACCGCGTCCGGCGTGCCGCTGCGGGTGCAACTGCTCGGTTCCGATCCGGTATGCCTGGCGGAAAACGCCGCGCTGGCCTGCGAACTGGGTTCCGAGGTCATCGACCTGAACTTCGGTTGCCCGGCCAAGACTGTGAACAAGTCTCGTGGCGGTGCGGTGCTGCTCAAAGAGCCTGAGCTGCTGAACCAGATCGTCGAACATGTCCGTCGCGCCGTTCCGGCGCACATTCCGGTGACTGCCAAGATGCGCCTGGGCTTCGACAGCCCGGACGGTGCGCTGGTGTGTGCCACGGCCCTGGCCGAAGGTGGCGCGGCGCACATCGTGGTTCACGCGCGGACCAAAACTGACGGCTACAAGCCGCCAGCCCATTGGGAATGGATCCCGCGGGTGCAGGATGTGGTCAAGGTTCCAGTGTTCGCCAATGGCGATATCTGGAGCGTCGAAGACTGGCGTCGTTGCCGCGAGATCAGCGGCGTCGAGGACATCATGCTCGGCCGCGGGCTGGTTTCGCGCCCGGACCTGGCACGGCAAATTGCAATGGCGCGGGCCGGTGAGGACGTCGTCGAGATGACCTGGGCCGAGCTGCTGCCGCTGATTCAGGACTTCTGGCTGCAAGCCAAGGCGCAGATGACGCCACGCCAATCGCCGGGTCGCTTGAAGCAGTGGCTGGCGATGCTGACCCGCAATTATCCCGAAGCGGTCGAGCTGTTCACAGTGCTGCGTCGTGAGACCGAACTGGATCAGGTCTCGCGTTTACTGGGTCTTCAGGTGTCCGCAGCAGCCTGA
- a CDS encoding HlyD family secretion protein produces MPAQLKRRLFIFLLLALLIAGGFFAQWFFKGRFYESTDNAYVQGEITRVSSQLGARIDQVLVQDNQHVEKGQLLIKLEGDDFHLAVDRANATLATRQAERLQAQSKLTQQASLIAASDAQVASSQASLGRSQIDLSRAQTLRKPGYVSEERVTTLSADNHIARSQVTKAQADAQSQRQQINSLAAEIKRLDAMIANAKTDLAQAELNLTRSEIHAPISGLVGQRAAREGQYVQAGAYLMSIVPDQDIWIQANFKETQIGRMQPGQTAELTFDAYSNTPIEARVDSLFAASGAQFSLLPPDNATGNFTKVVQRIPVKLTFAANNPLQGKIRPGMSVTAKVNIKDAPDDGR; encoded by the coding sequence ATGCCTGCCCAACTCAAGCGTCGCCTGTTTATTTTCCTGCTGCTCGCCCTGTTGATTGCCGGGGGCTTTTTCGCCCAGTGGTTCTTCAAGGGGCGATTCTATGAAAGCACCGACAACGCTTATGTCCAGGGCGAGATCACCCGCGTGTCGAGTCAATTGGGCGCGCGCATTGATCAGGTGCTGGTGCAGGACAACCAGCACGTCGAGAAAGGTCAGCTGCTGATCAAGCTCGAAGGCGATGACTTCCACCTCGCCGTCGACCGCGCCAACGCTACCCTCGCTACCCGCCAGGCCGAACGCCTGCAAGCCCAGAGCAAACTCACTCAGCAAGCCAGCCTGATTGCCGCCAGCGACGCGCAAGTTGCCTCCAGCCAGGCCAGCCTCGGTCGTTCGCAGATCGATTTGTCTCGCGCGCAAACCCTGCGCAAACCCGGCTATGTCTCGGAAGAACGGGTGACGACCCTCTCCGCCGACAACCACATCGCCCGCTCGCAAGTGACCAAGGCACAGGCAGACGCACAAAGTCAGCGCCAACAAATCAACTCCCTGGCCGCCGAGATCAAACGCCTCGACGCCATGATCGCCAACGCCAAAACCGATCTGGCCCAGGCCGAACTGAACCTGACCCGCAGCGAAATCCACGCGCCCATCAGCGGCCTGGTCGGCCAGCGCGCCGCCCGCGAAGGCCAGTACGTGCAGGCCGGCGCTTACCTGATGTCTATCGTTCCGGATCAGGACATCTGGATTCAGGCCAACTTCAAGGAAACCCAGATCGGCCGCATGCAGCCCGGCCAAACCGCCGAGCTGACTTTCGACGCCTACAGCAACACGCCCATCGAAGCACGAGTCGACAGCCTGTTTGCCGCTTCGGGTGCGCAGTTCAGCCTGCTGCCGCCGGACAATGCCACCGGCAACTTCACCAAAGTCGTACAACGGATTCCGGTAAAACTGACCTTCGCCGCGAACAACCCGCTGCAAGGCAAGATTCGTCCGGGCATGTCGGTCACCGCCAAAGTGAACATTAAAGACGCCCCTGACGATGGCCGGTGA
- a CDS encoding TetR/AcrR family transcriptional regulator has protein sequence MNDKKAQTRERILKAASAALIQRGPAEPSVGEVMGAAGLTVGGFYAHFESKDAMMLEAFKQLLGHRRGLIADMDVELTGEERRALVAAFYLSRKHRDSSESACPIPASVGELGRLPDAFRVALNEHVEMMVAQLAASPEDTDKALADMALMVGGLALARALGPGELSDRLLRAAKSAVL, from the coding sequence ATGAACGATAAAAAAGCTCAAACCCGCGAACGCATCCTCAAGGCTGCCAGCGCTGCGCTGATTCAGCGCGGCCCGGCCGAACCGAGCGTGGGCGAAGTGATGGGCGCGGCCGGCCTGACCGTCGGCGGCTTCTACGCGCACTTCGAAAGCAAGGACGCGATGATGCTGGAAGCGTTCAAGCAACTGCTCGGTCATCGCCGTGGCTTGATCGCCGACATGGACGTCGAATTGACCGGAGAAGAGCGTCGCGCGTTGGTTGCTGCGTTTTATCTGTCACGTAAACACCGTGATTCCTCTGAGTCAGCCTGCCCGATTCCGGCTTCTGTCGGTGAGTTGGGGCGCCTGCCGGACGCGTTTCGCGTGGCGTTGAATGAGCATGTGGAAATGATGGTCGCGCAGTTGGCGGCCAGCCCGGAAGACACCGACAAAGCCTTGGCCGACATGGCCTTGATGGTCGGTGGTTTGGCTTTGGCTCGCGCGTTGGGGCCAGGAGAATTGTCCGATCGATTGCTGCGCGCCGCCAAGTCTGCGGTGCTGTGA
- a CDS encoding Hsp20 family protein, whose amino-acid sequence MSTAFSMAPLFRSSVGFDRFNDLFETALRNEPGSTYPPYNVEKHGDDQYRIVVAAAGFQEEDLELQVEKGVLTISGGKRDASESVTYLYQGIAQRAFKLSFRLADHIEIKAAGLSNGLLSIDLLRVIPEEAKAKRIPINGTQKPALQH is encoded by the coding sequence ATGAGTACTGCATTTTCCATGGCACCACTGTTCCGTTCCTCGGTAGGTTTCGACCGTTTCAATGACCTGTTCGAAACCGCCCTGCGCAACGAGCCAGGCAGCACCTACCCACCTTACAACGTGGAAAAACACGGCGACGACCAATACCGCATCGTCGTAGCGGCCGCCGGCTTCCAGGAAGAAGACCTGGAGCTGCAAGTGGAAAAAGGTGTGCTGACCATCAGTGGCGGCAAACGTGACGCGAGCGAAAGCGTCACTTATCTGTACCAAGGCATCGCACAGCGTGCCTTCAAACTGTCCTTCCGTCTGGCGGACCATATCGAAATCAAGGCCGCCGGTCTGAGCAACGGTTTGTTGAGCATCGACCTGTTGCGGGTGATTCCGGAAGAGGCGAAAGCCAAACGCATCCCGATCAACGGGACGCAAAAGCCAGCGTTGCAGCACTAA